The following are encoded together in the Ovis aries strain OAR_USU_Benz2616 breed Rambouillet chromosome 15, ARS-UI_Ramb_v3.0, whole genome shotgun sequence genome:
- the LOC101105851 gene encoding olfactory receptor 2AT4-like, protein METIACNESEESWTIFYVVGIPSLPKSLFLPVFFIFLLLYLLILVGNALILVAVVIEPSLHKPMYFFLINLSALDILFTTTTVPKMLSLFLRGDRYLSFPACFLQMYLFHSFSCSEAFILVVMAYDRYVAICRPLHYPALMTPQTIAALAASAWLTALLLPIPAVVQTSHMAFENTAHIYHCFCDHLAVVQASCSDTSPQTFMGFCIAMVVSFLPLLLVLLSYAHILASVLRISSREGRSKAFSTCSSHLLVVGTYYSSIAIAYVAYRADLPLDFHIMGNVVYAILTPVLNPLIYTLRNKDVKAAITKMACPWNTNNSTKP, encoded by the coding sequence ATGGAGACTATAGCCTGCAATGAATCAGAGGAGTCATGGACCATCTTCTACGTTGTGGGCATCCCTTCTCTGCCAAAAtccctcttccttcctgtcttcttcatctttctccttctctacCTACTCATCCTGGTGGGAAACGCCCTGATCCTGGTGGCCGTGGTGATAGAGCCCAGCCTTCACAAGCCCATGTATTTCTTCCTGATCAACCTCTCAGCCCTGGACATCCTCTTCACCACAACCACTGTCCCCAAGATGCTGTCCTTATTCTTGCGTGGGGACCGCTACCTCAGCTTCCCTGCCTGCTTCCTGCAGATGTACCTCTTCCACAGCTTCTCCTGCTCTGAAGCCTTCATCCTGGTggtcatggcctatgaccgctatgtggccatctgccgCCCGCTGCATTACCCTGCGCTCATGACCCCGCAGACCATTGCTGCCCTGGCAGCCAGTGCCTGGCTCACCGCCCTACTTCTGCCCATCCCAGCAGTGGTGCAGACCTCCCACATGGCTTTTGAAAACACCGCTCACATCTACCACTGCTTCTGTGACCACTTAGCTGTGGTCCAGGCCTCCTGCTCTGACACCAGCCCCCAGACCTTCATGGGCTTCTGCATCGCCATGGTGGTGTCCTTCCTGCCCCTTCTCCTGGTGCTTCTCTCCTATGCCCACATCCTGGCCTCAGTGCTTCGCATCAGCTCCCGAGAAGGACGCTCCAAAGCCTTCTCTACCTGCAGCTCCCACCTCCTGGTGGTTGGCACTTACTACTCATCCATTGCCATAGCCTATGTGGCCTACAGGGCTGACCTGCCCCTCGACTTCCACATCATGGGCAATGTGGTGTATGCTATTCTCACACCTGTCCTCAACCCTCTCATCTACACGCTGAGGAACAAGGATGTCAAGGCAGCCATCACCAAAATGGCATGTCCCTGGAACACAAATAATTCTACAAAACCCTGA